CAGGAGAAATTGAGTTAACCAGCCTTCCAAGGTTGGCAACAGGAGAGAAAAGTAAGATAACAATTGGTTTGGGTCAGGACAACTCCTGTAATTTTCTATCTGCCTTAAAAGTCTCTCTGGTACATCTcaaatggcgactccaaacagccaAATTTGTGGTCAATTTCCACCAAACCAAGCTTGCAACTTCTCCAAGTTCTTTTCTGTCCCGCCTATGAGTTTGAGAACCACAATTAGCCTGTAATTCTGTACAAAAAATGTCCAGTTTgcgattttgagtgaaaaatgtCTGAGTTTGAAAATTGATAGCATGACACATTCCCTCATTTCCTGAATTTTTCGATATGCCAAGTAATTCCCaactccaaaaagcagaaatcctcTTATCAAAAATCCAATTATGTAGTAAGCCCATGGGAAGGGGGACCCATGTTGCCTTTTCGGGCTGTGCCTGGCCTGTCCACCAGGCGTGGCTCCAGAGGGGGGCCCTGTTGACCTGCATCTGGACAAGGGCAAACAGTGATCACTGTTTTTGTTCATCATATGGGgtcttttttaattgtaaaattGTAAACAGAAAATTGTAAATCTTCATGAATAATAATACTTTGACAAAATACTTTGGGCGTTGAGTCTGCTGTTCCACCGTTCAATAAATGAAATGGAATGTAGTTTTTGACATTATAATGATGGTTAATAATGAAGCTGATGGTTTTTCAGACAGTTGCCATCAAAGATGCATCTGTGAAGTGCAAGCAGAAACAAGATCAGTTGGATAGAAAACACAAAGAGGTGAGACTGAACTGTCAAAACTGAAAGTTGTAAATATTAAGCAAACTTTATCTGTCCACATTCATAAGAAACAATACCCCACTCTTTTCTACAGATTGATGACATCAAGCAAAAGTTTAGGTTGAAGCAGACGGAGGAGGAAGACCATCAGAAGCGAATCGTCAACACTAGACGAGCCATTGAAGACCTGAATACTGAACTTGCCAAAGTCAGAGATCAGCCAGATGTAACTCCAAGAATCAATGCTGTTAACCTGGAGTTGAGGCGCATCCAGGAGGAGAGAGCCAAGATCGAAGGGGAGAAGGGTGACTTGCGCATGGAGGAGAACAAATTCATTGCTGAGTCCAGAGGTGAGTTTGCAAATGTTTTCGGTACCTTTTTATATTTCACACATTTCCCCATCATAGAAAACTGAATAAACATGATTTGCAAAGACTGCAGAGTGCAAATTACTTGTGTAAATaaggtatatttttttttgcagcctTGGAAAGGAAGCTCAATGACATGAATAACCTGATGAATGCCAAGGAGGAGAAGCTGCGAGGACGGTACCGTGACACACATGCTGCTCTCCAGTGGCTGAGAAAGAACAGAGACCTCTTTCAGGGGAACGTCCATGAGCCCATGATGCTGGTGGTGAGTCCCACGGATATATGGAGGAAAAAAGTAGTCTGACATaattgttaaaaataaaaactttcaaAGAAGTTCTGAATGTTGAAGAGGGCTTTACTTTAATCATagattatttattaaatatttttagaGTTCTTAAAATTGCAAAACAAGACAACTAAAAGTATTATCATAATGACTACGATCAATTAGTACTACTGAAAAGTCTTGATGGTAATTCTATCTTTATCCTGTAGATGAATGTGAAAGATCATCAATTGGCAAAGTATGTGGAAACCCATATCTCAATCCATGACCTGCGAGCTTTTATCTTCCAAAGGAAAGACGACATGGAGAAGTTCATGACCGAGGTCAGGCTGGTGAACACTAAAACTGTGTTCTGGATAGAAGATGATTTGTTAAGCTTAATGTTATACTTAGTTTGGTATGGCAGTAATTGCTGTCTTTTCTGACTTGGGTGTTGTGTTTTCTGACCCTCAGGTCCGTGACAAGTTGAACTTGAGAATTAATTCAATTTCTGCCCCAGAGGAGTCATGGTCAAGGAAGAAACCATCCCGAAATATTGAGTCTCTCAGGTGAGAGGTTTAATTTTGCATAATGAGAGAACATAGTATATGTTTATCTTTTGGTTTGTATGTGGGCTGTTTTCtcccattattatttttttgtcttatttgttcATCATAGCCTTATGAAATGGATTTCTCTGACTGATCCAGTTGATTTTTGTTCATTcttccattcattcatttgatATGACATAATAATGACAATCATTATGTCATATAAAGGGTGTTTATTTCAACaagaaaacatgacaaaatGTGCTAGTTTGAGAAAGAATCTTATTTGAGAATGAGCCATTAGCATGGCATTAAGTGCAAAGAAAGTTCCAAACCAAGTTGCATTTGGTTTAGACACCTGAGTTACCACAGGAAGCAATACTGACCTAAAAATGCAGCACCCACAATGTAAATACCCCTgtgctctttttctctctcgaAAATAGGAAGCTGAAAGTTATTTCAGCTATGGGTATTTTGCATTTTCACTGAGCGAAACTCCTATGTGTGTTTCCACCCTGTCAGGGCTGTGGTGTTGATCACACAGCAGCCTACAAACCAGTCAGACCAGGGACCTTTCCTTCAGATGTGTTTACTCAAACTTGATTAAATTCTTTGTCAGTTTtaagtatttttacttttttctataaaaaaataaatctaagatcAATGCCTTATTGATTTGATTCAGATATATCTTGTCTCAGCTGGACCTGTCTGTCCTATATCCTATTAGGAAGCTTACATGAACCTGTGGTTTGCACTAACTTTCCTCTGCTGATGTTTCTGTCAAAGTcaagtttttccatgttttaCAATTGATCGTGGATATCAAACATCAGTTAAACCAGTGGGTTCCAGACTTTTGCTGGTGGTCCCTCCTTTGGTTCATATAGAAAGCCCTTTTTATCAAtacgtttttatttcaaacaacATTGCAGTTTATTTCACACCTCACCAACTTTGTTTGAACAGTTGAACAAATAACAGTAAAGAGCACTAAATTACCGGTTGCAATAAAATAAACTGCTGCCTCTTAGAAAAATAACAAACCACATTTACAGTATAATTGTGTAACTAAAAGtgtaactgtttttatttattgtgtaataGTATTATTTGCTGTCAGTGTAATTATGTTCAGTGTAAtacgttttttattttttctgtctaaCAATATTCAGTGTTGCTattgatgcatttaaaaaaaaaaacatttttttaaatggcttCATGCAAAAGGTGAACAACCCCCCGTCAAACAAGCCTCCTCAAAAACCTGTCCATTATGCTCAAAAGTAGTTCTAGAGGTTCTAGGCAAAAATTCACAGGGGggctttccaattttttttccaactctTGTACGGTAATGTCATACGACAGAAAAACTGTTTCAGTGACTATTGTTATGGTAATAATATACACTAAACTTCTTTTTGGAATAAATACTACCAGTTTGTTATACTAGCTGGAGGGAGAAGATAGTACATGTAAATATAGACTTGTATTTTATGTACTATATGTACTGcattcattcttatttttttatttcaaatttacAGGCGCTTTGGATTCTACTCTTATCTCCGTGAAATGTTTGATGCTCCTGAGGAGGTGATGAGTTACCTCTGTTATCAGTACAAGGTGCATGATGTGCCTGTGGGCAATGAGCAAACAAAAGCCATGATAAAAACGGTATGTTTCTTTTATCCTGTTGAGTAAGATTTCACAGCAGAACCAGAAAATCTGTGGTGGGAAAGAGCAGCTGTGGCAGTGAAATTTAGTCAATAGTCAAGTCACTAAAATTCCATATACTTTTGGAAGTATTCAAGGGAgcaaatattttcttttcagctACTATTCAAAATTAATAATTGGATTCATGGATTTTTAATATTGTACGTACACGAGAAAAGTGAAATGTATACGGTCTGTATTGCTGTTGAATTTGGTGTTTTTCCCGTAGGTGATTGAGGAGCCCTACCTGAAGGTGTTGTACACATCAGATGACAGGTACACCGTAAAAAGGTCCTTTTATTCCAATAAGATAAGCACCAGTAACTCTGCAGTGCATACATCCCAGTACCTCGGCATCACTGTGGATGCTGAGGAGAAACGGCAGCTGGAGGAGCAAATTAAAGTGAGAAGCAAACATTTTTGTTGGTTGTTTCTGCAGTGCTATTTTCAGCTTATTCTGAGAGTAAATTGTTTATCTTGGTGCTGAAACTAGGAGTGTGATTCAAAGTTACGAGCCATTGGTGAACGAAGGAAAGCCCTGCAGAACGAAGCTGCTGTACTGGAACGCCGGGACAACGAGTTGTTAgcagaaaagaaaagtctctctgaactaaaagtaaaaaagaggcAACTGGAGCAGAAAATTGCAACTAAACAAGACAggtaagcttctttttttttttttttaagagataATTTCCCACATGGGTATGACATTTTCTTCTGTAAAAACTGCATGTTTAGATATTCGAAAAGTAGATTGTCTTTGTTTTGCAGTGTTTGGGTTTGGGTAGTGCTGACTTTAAGAACTATAAATCTTTCTTAGTTTGAGGCAGATGGAGCAGAGTGTTATTGACCTGAAGAAGATTGAGGAGGAAACTAAAGAGAAGATTGCAGCTGTCAACTTGCAGAAAGTGACCATCGTCTCTGCATTCATGGCCCAAATGAAGGTATGGATAAGTAAACTCTAAAATAATACCTATATGTGACTACTATACACCTCTTCTAAGCCCTGTTCTATTTTCTTTGTCACTGAATTTGCCTCCCTGCTGAGTACCTTTATTTGTCGTCTCTTCATCATCTACAGCTAAGAGCCAAGCTGACGATGGAGAAGGCGTATCTGGCCTTGGAGACAGTTGGGTTGACAGCAGAGAAGACTAAGCTGGAGAATGACTGTAGGGAAGGCGCCTCTGAGCTAAAGACTTTGGAAGTAAGCGGTTGCCACACATCTGCAGATTTTTAACACCATCACTGAACCAGTGTAGCGTTCACTAGTTTGTGTGTTTGCTAACCTTTCATATGTTGCTGCAGCAAAGGTGCAGTCGTCTGGATCAAAGGAAGGCTGAGCTGACAACGCAATGCCATAGCCTAATGAAGAGGGCAAAGACGATTTGTAGGATGCAACCTGATGAGCAAATACCCGCAGACCTGCGTAATGTTAGTGTTCTTCATCCTGCTTTTTGATTTACTATTTAACACTATATTGTAATACAGTTTAATTGCTTCTGTGGAGGACTTTGGGGCATTATATATCAACATCACGGATCTTTCCAATGTCAAAGGCTTTCAGTAAACTGCCTAACACGCTGGACGAGGTCGATACCATGCTGAACGAGGAGCGGTCCAGAGCCGAGTGCTTCACTGGCCTCAGTGAAAATGTAAGTGAAGATTTGGTTTCCTTTTTACATGGAGAGAAAATACTTTATTTCCTACATATGACAACTATTGCACCAAAATTCCTCAGTCACTGGTCAGTTCTTAAAGTCGTGATGTTGAGATTATGTTACACATAATTACACTGTTTCACTTTTGGAGTTTTTATCTTTTCAACAAAGTCTGATCAGATGTTTTTCAGCCATCATCATACATCATTTATGCTCAGCAGTTTATTAAatgaaatgtcttattttatgtttcatttttaaaggTTGTGGAAGAGTACCAAAAGAGAGAACAGGAGATCAAACAGCTAGAGAAAGATCTTGAAGAACAAACTGCTGCTCTGAAGGCCTACAGACAGAACATATCAGAGGTGCCGTGTCACAGTACTGCAGTAGCTGCACTGAAATCCTCCATGTCCTCAGTTTCTGTATGGTAGACTGGCTGTGGTTTATACGTGTATGTGGTGTGTTGCAGGTGAAGGAACGCTGGTTGAACCCTCTGAAGCAGCTGGTTGAACAGATAAATGAAAAATTCAGTCATTTCTTTCGCTCCATGCAATGTGCAGGAGAAGTTGATCTTCACTCAGAAAATGAGGTAAATCCAAACACTGCTTTATGTAAAATTGGTAATCCTTGACTCATCACATTAGCTTTTAAGCTTTGTAAGTCTGAGTGAAATTCTCAAATGcataaagacacattttaagGATGTCATGAAATTggaacaaatgtaaaaaaaaaaaaaaaaaaaaaaaaagttctggaatgggttttttttccaagctgtttttgtcctcCTGCAGGAGGAGTATGACAAGTATGGGATCCGTATCCGGGTGAAGTTCCACAGCAGCACTCAGCTCCATGAGCTGACTGCTCACCATCAGAGTGGAGGAGAGCGCAGCGTCTCCACGATGCTTTACCTCATGGCCTTGCAGGAGCTCAACCGCTGCCCGTTTAGGGTGGTAGATGAGATCAACCAGGTTTATTCACATTTGAATTCTGCTTCTGTGGTGGTCGGATATGGCTCTTTAGTCAAGCTGTACGCACACTTTCCACCGGTTGAAGTTGTTCATCACCAGGAATGTGACTTCATATTAAAAATAGTTAAACATATTACACTTTTCTGACTTTAAAAGTTTCAAAATTGCCTTGAACTGTCACATACCCCCTTCTCAGGCTGACTAGTAATTGATTAAGCAGTAAATACGTTTTTAAAATAGCAGTTATACTCAGATTTTCCCGATatcttgtttcttctttttaaaatgaTCGCGTGTAGCGAGCATTCATTGCATCTGCAAATTGGGTCTCTAAAATCAAACGTGATTGGTTTAGAAAGGTCACCAATAACAGAAGAGGGAGGGGGCTGCCCAGATAAAGAAGATCCAGGCTGTATGAGGCAACAGGCCCAGAGTTTTTGAAGTGCAGTGAAATTAAAATGACTTTGTTGGGGTGCTTGATCCGTATGACCAGTGGATTATGATATGTATAATAATGGGAGCATTAATCTTGATAAAATGATTATTGAATAATgtatcatttctttcttttttttgtagggAATGGATCCAATAAATGAGAGGAGAGTATTTGACATTGTGGTCCGCACAGCTTGCAAAACAACAACTTCTCAGTACTTCTTCATAACTCCAAAAGTGAGTGTTTTAACTTCAGTGACAGCTCAGAGAGCGCGGCTTCCTCTGACATCAAGCAGCTGTTGGATTGTCGGGGACACGACTCACAATGAACTAAAACAATTCTCTCATTAGATGTGTAACTTAAAGCAGTTTGTTGTTCCTTAAAtgccatttattttttctctttggcAAACATAAATGATGCTTTTTTGTGCGCTGACAGTGTTTGACTTCCTGCTCTGTTGTTTGTTTGCAGCTTCTGCAGAATCTTCAGTATGCTGAGGAGATGACAGTCCTTTGTGTCCATAACGGTCCTCACATGAGTCCCCCGGAAGAATGGGACATGGCGGCTTTCCTCAGAAGGCGTCAACGAAGAAAACCCAGGGCATAAATCCACCAGGCCAAAACGTACGGAATCTGACATGGATGCGTGTCATATATGATTCCAAAGCAGGATGTCTGTTTACGTCTTCTATccgttttttcgagagaagcagatttgaacttttaaatgggATTGACGGTAAAATGTTTGTACATATTCATGTTTGACTAAATATGAGAAATTTTTAAAGCAAAATTAGttaaaatatatttgaataaaatgtttttctgtttctatttgttaagataagataaggcaCAACACGGAAGTGTggtaaaatttgttttgttgcccGAGTGGTTGGAGTTTAATGGGTCTGTTGTCACTCAACTTGAGGCAGCAACTACTCTCTGTAGTGGTACCTGCTGAATCTGGGCCCCCTCGGTCTGTCTGATTTTTGCTTTTCACAGCCAATAAAGCTGCGCTGTCATCCAATTGGTAAAAGAGAAGAGCAGGCCACACCTGTTTCACAACTGCATCCACTATCTTATTTGTTGAGGGTTTTTTCTGCAACATCTGGGCATAGTTTTACTCAGTCCTTCTAAATAAATTAGTCGGACAATATTCTtgaatacatacagtacataaatCCACAGTCACAGTGGTTAGACTTCCTGGAGAAATTGTAGCACAAGAGGGTTGGCCAGtactggttgtggttgtggtaaTAAATTACAAGTTGAAACGCTGATGCCTCTGGGCCGAAACTGGCAGGATGTTTTCCTTCTCCTTAATTCTCTTGGTATCATTATTTACTAAGATAACCACTATTACTGTACATTATTTTAAGTGTGTTGTTGTGTTAACCACATCTTACTTCGCTaggatatatttttaaatcctCTTCCTGTAAAGTCTGAACTCAAGAAGCAGCTACACACTGAAACCTGAAACTACATAAGAATACAAAGCAATGCCATAATTGTTGATTTATTACAAAATCACAACATCAACACGCAGGCTGGACATTTGGACACTAGAGGGCGTCCACAGTTCTGTTACTCCGCTGAACTGTTGACAGCATGATTTCTGATTTCTAATCTGAAACTTCAAGCACACTTTACTTCATCTGTGCAGCAGCCACATCTGCTAAAAACTGTGAAAAAATAAGTAAGCAAGAATATTaatggaaaaggaaaaataaatgaaaataatgacTGGACCtggatgaatatatatatatatatatatatatatatatatatatatatatatatatatatatatacacacacacacacacacacacatacaggactgtctcagaaaattacaatattgtgattttctgtaatgcaattacaaaaacaaaaatgtcatacattctggattcattacaaatcaactgaaatattgcaagccttttattattttaatattgctgatcatggcttacagcttaagaaaactcaaatatcctatctcaaaaaattagaatattctgggaatcttaatcttaaactgtaaaccataatcagctatattaaaataataaagggttgcaatatttcagttgatttgtaatgaacccagaatgtatgacatttttgtttttgtaatggcattacagaaaataaagaactttatcacaatattataattttctgagacagtcctgtatatatgaaaaaaaaacgttttttttttaaatctcatttcTATTAGAGAAAGCATGATTGCAGTGGTGTTATTGGACCCTTTTGGCTCACACCGTCGTGGCAGCCTTCTGAATGCACAACCAGTTTTCATGTGTCAAGCCAGAGGTTGCAGAGGTCAGAAgtatgagttgtttttttttcctgtgatgTTGTTATgcagtaaagaaaaaaacaaaaacgtgcTGTCAGACAGCAGCAGCAATGCTGTGAAAGCAGGTGGCTTCACAGCCTGCGAGCTGCCACCGGTGTTATTAGATACCTTGTTGAAATCCATCAGATATACTTGTGTTGCCTTAAATGAGCTGCTTTGGCCATACATGGTCATACGCTGTCATTTATAGTTTATAAAAGATTGAAAACGTTGCatgtgtaatatattatatgttgcCAGCAGTGGCTTTGATGAGTCCAGACAACTCGGAGGTCCTATGACCGTGTCCCCTCTGAGACTCCCCGTGAATGTGCTTATTGCTGGCATCACTAGTGCTGTCAC
This is a stretch of genomic DNA from Cololabis saira isolate AMF1-May2022 chromosome 12, fColSai1.1, whole genome shotgun sequence. It encodes these proteins:
- the smc5 gene encoding structural maintenance of chromosomes protein 5, which produces MSPPGKKQRLGQVSSNNSQHAPMSSPSTAGEDGEDGRYVEGSIRRITMKNFLTYDSSVVYPGPNLNMIVGANGTGKSSIVCAICLCLAGKTNILGRGDKVGLYVKRGCQKGYVEIELYKNGGYVVIKREIHVENNQSLWMLNNKLCNQKMVEEEVKSLCIQVNNLCQFLPQEKVGEFAKMSKIELLEATEKSVGPPEMYEYHRELKNFRNKERDLENVVKEKASFLEKAKQRNERNKHDVNRYYEKKRHLDVIELLEKKKPWVEYETIRKEREGVNKEREAAKKELSSLRQAQTPMLRKIQQIDQQLKPTEAQMKAKTVAIKDASVKCKQKQDQLDRKHKEIDDIKQKFRLKQTEEEDHQKRIVNTRRAIEDLNTELAKVRDQPDVTPRINAVNLELRRIQEERAKIEGEKGDLRMEENKFIAESRALERKLNDMNNLMNAKEEKLRGRYRDTHAALQWLRKNRDLFQGNVHEPMMLVMNVKDHQLAKYVETHISIHDLRAFIFQRKDDMEKFMTEVRDKLNLRINSISAPEESWSRKKPSRNIESLRRFGFYSYLREMFDAPEEVMSYLCYQYKVHDVPVGNEQTKAMIKTVIEEPYLKVLYTSDDRYTVKRSFYSNKISTSNSAVHTSQYLGITVDAEEKRQLEEQIKECDSKLRAIGERRKALQNEAAVLERRDNELLAEKKSLSELKVKKRQLEQKIATKQDSLRQMEQSVIDLKKIEEETKEKIAAVNLQKVTIVSAFMAQMKLRAKLTMEKAYLALETVGLTAEKTKLENDCREGASELKTLEQRCSRLDQRKAELTTQCHSLMKRAKTICRMQPDEQIPADLRNAFSKLPNTLDEVDTMLNEERSRAECFTGLSENVVEEYQKREQEIKQLEKDLEEQTAALKAYRQNISEVKERWLNPLKQLVEQINEKFSHFFRSMQCAGEVDLHSENEEEYDKYGIRIRVKFHSSTQLHELTAHHQSGGERSVSTMLYLMALQELNRCPFRVVDEINQGMDPINERRVFDIVVRTACKTTTSQYFFITPKLLQNLQYAEEMTVLCVHNGPHMSPPEEWDMAAFLRRRQRRKPRA